From the genome of Pseudomonas sp. gcc21, one region includes:
- a CDS encoding PAS domain-containing sensor histidine kinase, giving the protein MNKVERLEASLTDEGRYRLLIDAVTDYAIYMLDPDGIVASWNPGAERFKGYSADEIIGCHFSRFYPESEQRAGRPQLGLETAAREGRFETEGWRIRKDGTRFWANVIIDPIRDSTGGILGYAKITRDLTERKMAEEALRESEQQFRLLIEGVTDYAIYLLSPGGLVTNWNAGAEHIKGYKREEIVGQHFSRFYTPEDRAAGKPAASLATAARVGRFESEGWRMRKDGSRFVAHVIIDAIYDPEGNLTGFAKVTRDITERVEREKELEQAREALFQAQKMEAVGQLTGGIAHDFNNLLTVVLMSLEMARKRLPDDTRVMQFIENAIEGAKRGATLTQRMLAFARKQELRIEAVSVPELVGGMSGLLESSIGPSITISTHFDSALPSVKADAHHLETSLLNLVVNARDAMPDGGTIAISASAEYHAGGETGELEPGEYVRLSVTDTGEGMDEATLARVTEPFFTTKGVGKGTGLGLSMVHGMAGQLGGKLVITSGKGKGTTVVVWLPVAVSEPEPTHKLDPDTVAGFKGPLNILAVDDDPLVLTNTTAMLEELGHNVIEANSGPQALELLRERNVDLIITDHAMPVMTGLQLAEIVRAERPGLPIVLATGYAELSRRVRIPQKIPRLGKPFGEDALAEAITQALIFVAPNSPSEPADTASA; this is encoded by the coding sequence ATGAACAAGGTTGAACGGCTGGAAGCTTCGCTGACCGATGAAGGGCGATATCGATTGCTCATCGATGCGGTGACAGACTACGCCATCTATATGCTGGACCCTGACGGCATCGTCGCCAGTTGGAATCCAGGAGCTGAACGCTTCAAGGGGTATTCCGCTGACGAAATAATCGGTTGTCACTTTTCGCGCTTCTATCCCGAAAGTGAGCAACGTGCCGGGCGGCCGCAACTTGGACTCGAGACAGCGGCCCGTGAAGGTCGCTTCGAAACAGAAGGCTGGCGCATCCGCAAGGACGGCACGCGTTTCTGGGCGAACGTCATTATCGATCCGATCAGAGATTCTACCGGCGGAATCCTTGGGTATGCCAAGATCACCCGCGACCTCACCGAGCGCAAGATGGCCGAGGAGGCGTTGCGCGAGAGTGAGCAGCAGTTTCGTCTGCTCATAGAAGGCGTGACGGATTACGCTATATATCTGCTCAGTCCGGGTGGCCTGGTCACCAACTGGAATGCCGGCGCCGAGCACATCAAGGGTTATAAGCGGGAAGAAATAGTCGGTCAGCATTTCTCCCGTTTTTATACGCCAGAGGACCGTGCTGCCGGTAAGCCCGCAGCCAGTCTTGCAACGGCCGCACGCGTTGGACGCTTCGAAAGTGAAGGCTGGCGAATGCGCAAGGATGGCAGCCGGTTCGTTGCTCATGTGATTATCGATGCGATATACGATCCTGAGGGCAACCTGACGGGATTCGCCAAGGTCACCCGGGATATCACCGAGCGGGTTGAACGGGAGAAAGAACTCGAGCAGGCGCGTGAAGCACTGTTTCAGGCGCAAAAAATGGAAGCCGTGGGCCAGTTGACTGGCGGTATTGCGCACGATTTCAACAACCTGCTGACCGTGGTGCTGATGAGCCTGGAAATGGCACGCAAGCGGCTCCCGGACGACACGCGGGTGATGCAATTCATTGAAAATGCGATCGAAGGAGCGAAGCGAGGGGCGACCCTTACGCAACGCATGCTCGCCTTCGCGCGAAAGCAGGAACTGCGGATCGAAGCGGTCTCCGTGCCTGAATTGGTCGGAGGCATGTCCGGCTTGCTGGAAAGCTCGATCGGACCTTCAATCACTATCAGCACGCATTTCGACTCGGCATTACCGTCGGTCAAGGCCGACGCCCATCACCTGGAAACCAGTTTGCTTAATCTGGTTGTCAACGCGCGCGATGCGATGCCGGACGGCGGGACCATCGCGATTTCCGCCAGCGCGGAATATCATGCCGGTGGCGAGACGGGCGAGCTGGAGCCGGGCGAATATGTCCGACTCTCGGTGACCGATACTGGTGAGGGGATGGATGAAGCCACCCTGGCGCGGGTCACCGAGCCCTTCTTCACTACCAAAGGCGTAGGCAAGGGGACCGGGTTGGGCCTGTCCATGGTTCACGGTATGGCTGGACAGCTCGGCGGTAAGCTGGTGATTACCAGCGGGAAGGGCAAAGGCACAACGGTCGTAGTATGGCTGCCGGTAGCGGTGAGCGAGCCGGAACCCACCCATAAGCTGGATCCGGATACTGTCGCTGGGTTCAAGGGGCCGTTGAATATCCTGGCGGTGGATGACGATCCGCTGGTGCTCACCAACACGACAGCGATGCTCGAGGAGCTGGGGCACAACGTGATCGAGGCCAATTCCGGCCCGCAGGCGCTTGAACTGTTGCGCGAACGTAATGTGGATCTGATCATTACCGATCATGCGATGCCGGTTATGACCGGCTTGCAACTGGCTGAGATTGTC
- a CDS encoding DUF2188 domain-containing protein yields MDNYHVSQTDNGWELRKEGAARAARTASTKAELLALLPGYMEGKTASVKIHLRDGTIEEERTYPRRADPSESPG; encoded by the coding sequence ATGGATAACTACCACGTGAGTCAGACGGACAACGGCTGGGAATTGAGAAAGGAAGGCGCCGCACGGGCTGCTCGCACCGCATCGACCAAAGCCGAGCTGCTGGCGCTGCTTCCGGGTTATATGGAAGGTAAAACCGCCTCGGTGAAAATTCATTTGCGGGACGGCACTATCGAGGAAGAGCGAACCTATCCGCGGCGCGCGGACCCGTCCGAAAGCCCGGGATGA
- the ligD gene encoding DNA ligase D: MAALEEYNRKRDFAATPEPSGASKSKRAGKRGKANHALQFCIQKHDATRLHYDFRLELDGTLKSWAVPKGPSLDPKSRRLAVHVEDHPLDYVTFEGNIPEGHYGAGDVIVWDRGVWLPEGDPHEAYQKGKLKFELQGEKLAGSWNLVRTNMDGKKEQWFLIKSKDDAARPAAEYDVTEEQPHSVLSDRTIVPKQRGGKAAKPQAVEKAPAKTSRKKRSSGLSGASKDALPEMLKPELATLVESVPDGDWRYEIKFDGYRIMARIDDGDVRLFTRNGHDWTAKMPRQAEALAALGLETAWLDGEIIVANDDGVPDFQALQNAFETNKSGAIVYYLFDMPYLNGMDLRKVPLEQRRAALAEVLERSEDDILRFSEDFEESPEAMLNSACQMKMEGLIGKRAGSSYVSRRSNDWIKLKCSHRQEFVIVGFTDPKGSRSAFGALLLGLHDEDSGELRYAGKVGTGFNEATLRSVHKALKPLEVKKASVVNPPTGADARGVHWLKPQLLAEVAYAEMTKDGSVRHAVFHGLRSDKPAEDITRERPATTKTKKSAADESDTQATSKSKGQSTAAKAGKTKASGNFRITHPKRVIDPSSGATKGQLAEYYVRTAEWILPHLANRPVALVRAPEGLSGELFFQKNPDRLSIPDIQTMGREYSGQPVMMINSPEALIGAVQMSTIEFHTWNATSADLERPDRFILDLDPDPALPWKAMVEATQLTLTVLDELGLMAFLKTSGGKGIHLVVPLKPKDDWAQVKTFSQAIVKHMAKLLPDRFTAVSGPKNRVGRIFIDYLRNSQGATTICAYAARTREGMPVSVPIYRDEINELKGANLWTIHNLHERLGELGSDPWDGYEKARQTITADMRKRLGLKTR, encoded by the coding sequence ATGGCGGCACTCGAGGAATACAACCGCAAACGGGACTTTGCTGCAACGCCTGAGCCGTCCGGCGCGAGTAAATCGAAGCGGGCGGGCAAGCGTGGAAAGGCGAATCACGCGTTGCAGTTCTGCATACAGAAGCACGACGCCACGCGCCTGCATTATGACTTCCGGTTAGAGCTGGACGGTACGCTCAAGAGCTGGGCGGTGCCAAAAGGGCCGAGCCTGGACCCCAAATCCCGCCGCCTGGCTGTGCATGTTGAAGACCATCCGCTGGACTACGTCACCTTCGAAGGCAACATCCCGGAAGGGCATTACGGGGCTGGCGATGTGATCGTCTGGGATCGCGGCGTGTGGCTTCCCGAAGGTGATCCCCACGAGGCCTACCAGAAGGGCAAACTGAAGTTCGAGCTGCAAGGAGAGAAGCTTGCTGGCAGCTGGAATCTGGTACGCACCAACATGGATGGCAAGAAGGAACAGTGGTTTCTGATCAAATCCAAGGATGACGCCGCACGGCCGGCAGCTGAATACGACGTAACGGAAGAGCAACCACACAGCGTACTGAGTGATCGCACCATTGTTCCGAAGCAACGTGGCGGTAAAGCGGCGAAGCCACAAGCGGTGGAAAAGGCTCCAGCGAAGACGAGCCGCAAGAAGCGATCATCCGGACTCAGCGGTGCGTCGAAGGACGCTTTGCCTGAGATGTTGAAGCCGGAACTGGCGACTCTGGTCGAGAGCGTGCCGGATGGCGACTGGCGCTACGAGATCAAGTTCGACGGGTACCGCATCATGGCCCGTATCGACGATGGCGACGTGCGGCTGTTCACCCGCAACGGACACGACTGGACCGCGAAAATGCCGCGTCAGGCCGAAGCCCTGGCCGCGCTTGGGCTTGAAACCGCCTGGCTGGATGGCGAAATCATCGTCGCCAATGATGACGGCGTGCCGGATTTCCAGGCCTTGCAGAACGCCTTCGAGACCAACAAGAGCGGCGCGATTGTTTACTACCTGTTCGACATGCCTTACCTCAACGGCATGGACCTGAGAAAGGTGCCCCTCGAGCAGCGCCGCGCTGCCCTGGCCGAAGTGCTGGAGCGCAGTGAAGACGATATTCTGCGGTTTTCCGAGGATTTTGAGGAATCCCCAGAAGCGATGCTCAACAGCGCTTGCCAGATGAAAATGGAAGGGCTGATCGGTAAGCGTGCTGGCAGCAGTTATGTGTCACGTCGCAGCAACGACTGGATCAAGCTCAAATGCAGTCATCGCCAGGAGTTCGTGATTGTCGGCTTCACCGATCCGAAGGGCAGCCGCAGCGCATTCGGCGCTCTGTTACTCGGCCTGCATGATGAGGACAGCGGTGAGCTGCGCTATGCCGGCAAGGTCGGCACTGGTTTCAACGAGGCGACGCTACGCAGCGTGCATAAAGCCTTGAAGCCGCTGGAGGTGAAGAAAGCCTCGGTCGTGAATCCGCCCACCGGCGCCGATGCGCGCGGCGTTCATTGGCTGAAACCCCAGCTGCTGGCCGAAGTCGCCTATGCCGAAATGACCAAGGACGGCAGCGTGCGCCATGCCGTATTCCACGGCTTGCGCAGCGACAAGCCAGCCGAAGACATCACCCGCGAGCGACCGGCTACGACGAAAACGAAAAAAAGCGCAGCAGACGAGTCCGACACACAAGCGACCTCAAAGTCCAAAGGACAATCGACCGCGGCTAAGGCCGGCAAAACCAAGGCCAGCGGTAACTTCCGTATCACTCATCCGAAACGCGTGATCGATCCCTCAAGCGGGGCGACCAAGGGCCAGCTGGCGGAGTATTACGTCCGCACCGCAGAGTGGATCCTGCCGCACCTGGCCAACCGGCCGGTGGCGTTGGTACGTGCGCCGGAGGGTTTGTCCGGTGAGCTGTTTTTCCAGAAGAACCCGGACCGTCTGTCCATTCCGGATATCCAGACCATGGGCAGGGAATACTCCGGGCAGCCGGTGATGATGATCAATAGCCCGGAGGCGCTGATCGGCGCTGTGCAGATGAGCACCATCGAGTTTCACACCTGGAACGCGACGTCTGCAGATCTCGAGCGCCCTGACCGATTCATTCTTGATCTTGACCCGGATCCTGCGCTGCCGTGGAAGGCGATGGTGGAAGCGACGCAGCTCACCCTGACCGTGCTTGATGAACTTGGTCTGATGGCGTTTCTCAAAACCAGTGGCGGCAAGGGTATCCATTTGGTGGTGCCGCTCAAGCCCAAGGACGATTGGGCGCAGGTGAAGACCTTCAGTCAGGCCATCGTCAAACATATGGCCAAGTTGCTGCCGGACCGTTTTACGGCGGTATCCGGCCCAAAAAATCGCGTCGGACGGATCTTTATCGACTACCTGCGCAACAGTCAGGGGGCGACCACAATCTGCGCCTATGCCGCACGCACGCGGGAGGGCATGCCGGTATCGGTGCCGATTTACCGCGATGAAATCAATGAACTCAAGGGGGCCAACCTCTGGACCATACATAACCTGCACGAACGTCTCGGCGAGCTGGGATCGGATCCGTGGGACGGCTATGAGAAGGCCCGCCAGACAATCACCGCGGATATGCGCAAACGACTCGGACTCAAGACTAGATAG
- a CDS encoding alpha/beta fold hydrolase — MPDPNSSDLPVSHFYSSRSLRLHYLDWGNPDAPLLVLLHGGLEHGRVWDQVALQLREHWHVVVPDLRGHGDSDWSTGCAYSIPDYVPDIAALMDELGNPSATLVAHSLGGNIAIHYTAAFPEQVKRLCVIEGLGSSPKVRAERDITPRHGQLRTWVEKARKLDNKTTSRYPNIEAAVDRLMSHDPLVDRATALHICSHGLAAADDGQLRWKYDAKIRGGGAAEVASPEPSDLWQTIECPVLLIYGEESWASNPEKDGRFRHFPNAQIISVEGAGHNVHHHRPAAFMDALKDFLGQR; from the coding sequence ATGCCCGACCCGAACAGCTCCGATCTACCCGTAAGCCACTTCTACTCTTCGCGTAGCCTGCGTCTGCATTATCTCGACTGGGGCAACCCCGATGCGCCATTGCTGGTATTGCTGCACGGCGGGCTGGAGCACGGCCGGGTGTGGGATCAGGTAGCGCTGCAATTGCGTGAACACTGGCACGTAGTGGTTCCGGATCTGCGGGGGCATGGAGACAGCGACTGGAGCACCGGCTGCGCCTACTCCATTCCCGATTATGTGCCGGACATCGCCGCACTGATGGACGAGCTGGGCAACCCGTCGGCAACGCTGGTAGCCCATTCGCTGGGTGGCAACATCGCCATCCATTACACCGCAGCGTTTCCGGAACAGGTTAAACGGCTCTGCGTGATCGAAGGGTTGGGGTCGTCGCCAAAAGTACGCGCTGAACGCGATATCACCCCCCGACATGGCCAGCTGCGCACCTGGGTGGAAAAGGCGCGCAAGCTGGACAACAAGACCACCAGCCGCTATCCCAATATCGAGGCGGCAGTCGACCGGCTGATGAGCCACGACCCGCTTGTCGACCGCGCCACCGCGCTGCACATTTGCAGCCATGGGCTGGCCGCTGCCGACGATGGTCAGCTGCGCTGGAAATACGACGCCAAGATACGCGGCGGTGGCGCGGCCGAGGTTGCTTCACCTGAGCCGAGCGATCTGTGGCAGACGATCGAATGCCCCGTCCTGCTGATCTACGGCGAGGAAAGCTGGGCCTCGAACCCCGAAAAGGATGGCCGCTTCAGGCACTTCCCCAACGCGCAGATCATCAGCGTGGAGGGTGCAGGACATAATGTGCATCACCACCGGCCAGCTGCGTTCATGGATGCCTTGAAGGACTTTCTGGGACAGCGATAG